DNA sequence from the Terriglobales bacterium genome:
TGAGTTTGCGCGCGAGGACGAGCGCCTGTTGGTCCATCTCTCCAATTTTCGTCCGGTCAAGCGGGTGCAGGACGTAATCGAAATCTTCGACCGGGTGCAGAAGAAAGTTCCCGCCAAGCTGCTGCTCATCGGGGACGGCCCGGACCGCTCGAGTGCCGAGTGGATGGCGATGGAGAAGCGCATTCATGACCGCGTCATATTCCTCGGCAAGCAGGACAAGGTGAACGAGAAGCTCGCGACCGCGGACGTGCTGCTCCTGCCCAGCCAGTTGGAGTCTTTCGGGCTGGTGGCGCTGGAGGCGATGGCCTGCCAGGTGGTGCCGATCGCAACCAACGTGGGCGGGGTGCCGGAGGTGATCGAGCACGGCAAGAACGGATTCATGGCCGAGGTGGGCGACGTGGAAGGGATGGCGCGCTGCGCCATTGACCTGCTCACCAGCGGCGAACGATTAAAGGACATGGGGACAGCGGGAAGGCACACGGCGCAGGGCCACTTCTGCTCGACGCGAATCATTCCGCAGTACGAGAAGTTCTACCGCGGCGTGCTGGAGCGGGCGTCGGAGTAAGCCGTGGAGACCGAGACCCCGATGTCGTAGGCTTGCAGCACCGGCAGGTTCAGGCGAATGAGGGTGCCGCCGATCGAGCCGCTATCAATCACCATTTTGGCGGAATCCCCGTAGAGCACGCGCAAGCGCTCGGCGATGTTGGCCATGCCGATGCCGCTGCCGCCGATCCCGCTGGGCGGCTCCAGGATGTTGGCAGCGCCCATGCCCACGCCGTCGTCCTCGACCTCCACCACCACGTGCCCGTCATCACGCAGGCGGCTGCGCAGGTAAATGGTGCCGCCCTCGATCTTGGGCGCCAATCCGTGCTTGATGGAGTTTTCGACCAGCGGCTGCAAGATCATGCTGGGTACGACCACATCGAGGGAGGCGGGATCGAGGTCTTTGACGACGGTCAGCTTGTCGCGCCCGAAACGCACCACCTCGATGTCGAGGTAATCGTCGATGAATTCGAACTCCTCGCGCAGCTGGACGAAGGCGTCGCCTTTGCGCAGCAGTCGCCGCAGGATGTTGGCGAGCTTCACGATGACGTCACGCGCAGTGTCGGGATCGAAGCGCACCAGCGACGAGACCGAGTTGAGGGTATTGAACAGGAAGTGCGGGTTGATCTGGCTCTGCAGGGCCTCCATGCGCGCCTGCAATAGCGCGCGCTGCTGCTCTTCCAACTTCATCTCGATGCGCGTGTTGTTCCAGATCTTCATCGGGATGGCGACGCACATCACCGAGGCCGCGAAAATGGCGACCTGGATCCACATACTGCCGCTGTCGACGCTGAAAATCCGGTTCGGCTGCCAGCGGTGAAGTTCCAGCTTGAGGAAGCGCAGGGCGAGGATCAGAAAAAAGAACGCGATCTGCCAGTCCACCTTGGGGCGCGGCAGGTTGCGGCGAATCCAGCGATAAATGCTGAGGTCAATGCCGGGGGAAAAGGACCAGATGTCCTCGCGGTCCTTGGTCAGGTCGTGCATCTTGCCGGCAACGATGCCTGCGAACACGCAGAACGGCAGGTTGATCCATTCCGTGTGCACGGCGGAGGGCAGCGAGACCAGGACCCCGCCCAGCAATCCGGCGAGTGGCCCGCCAATGATCCCGGTCAGCATGGAACTTTCAAACGAGAGGTCGGCGGCCAGGAAATTCGGGGTGGTGACCCGTACCACCACGCCAAGCGCGAAGGGCATGCCAATCCAGAGGACGAGGTAGAGGGTTTGCGGCAGGGAGCGTTGCTCGGCGAAAAGCAGGTCTTTGAAGGTGCGCGAGCGCACCAGCGCGCTGGCCACGGCGGCAGCGACGCCAAGCTGGATCAGCAGGTTGATGGCTACAAGGCGATCCATGCGTGTTTCCAGCCTACTCTAGCATGTGTTCACGACCAACATAGCGATTCACCACAAATCGGTTCACCACCGAGACACCGAGAACACCGGACTACACCGAGTTCTTTTCCATATCGGTGCGCCTCGGTGTATCCGGTGCCGGTGGTTAAGAAGCATTCGTGATCTTGCTCGCAACGGAATCGAGCAGCGCTTGAACGTCGGCTCCAGCAGGAGCGCCCCCCTGGGCCATGTCGCGCGAGCCGCCGCCTCGTCCGCCGGCTGCCGCCATGGCTTCCTTCATCAGATTGCCCATATCGAAACCGCCGCCGGCAGACTGCGCAAAGACCAACGATGGCTGCGGCGAGGCAGCGCCCAGCAGGGCAACCACGTTGGGTTGCGTGCTCAGTTTTTGCGCCAGTAACTTGACGAATGCGACATCGCGGTCGGTGAACGCTCGCTTTACCAGGCGAATGCTGCCGGCTTTTGCGTCGCTAGCCGCGCCGGAGACTAGCGCCACACGATCGGTTGCATCCGCGAGCATCGCCGCGGCCATAAACTCCGCCAGCTCAGCCAGTGTCTTCTGCTGGCGCTTCCCTGCCGCCTTCGCTTCATCGGCGTTTTTGCGGATTTGCTCCGGGATGTCGTAGATGTGGCTGGAGAACAGCGCCGCCGCCGAGGTCAGGGTTTCGAAATCCTTGCGGGCGGTGCGAATGGCACGTCCGCCACAGACGAATTCCACGCGCACGCCCTGCTTCACCTTCTCAGTCTTGCGCAGCAGGATGGAGCCGATCTCACCGGTACGACTGACGTGCGTGCCGCCACAGGCGGTGAGGTCATGGCCGCGAATCTCGATCAGGCGCAGCGTGTCCTTCAAGTCGGCAGGAATTTTACGCACGCCGAGCGCGCACGCTTCTTCGAGCGTGGCGAACTTGATTGCAACGGGAACGTCGTCGGTGATGATTTCGTTGCAGCGCCGCTCGGCTTCGCGGATCTGTTCCACGCCGAGCGACTTCACGTAGAGGTCAATGGTGCAGTTCTCATCCCCCATGTGGAAGGAGACCGTGGGCGCATTCAACAGTTCGATGAACACGGCCGAGAGCAGGTGCTGGCCGGTATGCTGCTGCATGTGATCGCGGCGGCGAGGCGCATCGATCACGCCCCGAACCGGCACGTCCCGTTTGATGGCGAGGGGAAAAAAGTCATC
Encoded proteins:
- a CDS encoding histidine kinase; protein product: MDRLVAINLLIQLGVAAAVASALVRSRTFKDLLFAEQRSLPQTLYLVLWIGMPFALGVVVRVTTPNFLAADLSFESSMLTGIIGGPLAGLLGGVLVSLPSAVHTEWINLPFCVFAGIVAGKMHDLTKDREDIWSFSPGIDLSIYRWIRRNLPRPKVDWQIAFFFLILALRFLKLELHRWQPNRIFSVDSGSMWIQVAIFAASVMCVAIPMKIWNNTRIEMKLEEQQRALLQARMEALQSQINPHFLFNTLNSVSSLVRFDPDTARDVIVKLANILRRLLRKGDAFVQLREEFEFIDDYLDIEVVRFGRDKLTVVKDLDPASLDVVVPSMILQPLVENSIKHGLAPKIEGGTIYLRSRLRDDGHVVVEVEDDGVGMGAANILEPPSGIGGSGIGMANIAERLRVLYGDSAKMVIDSGSIGGTLIRLNLPVLQAYDIGVSVSTAYSDARSSTPR
- a CDS encoding alanyl-tRNA editing protein, which codes for MSERLYYTDPNLTEFDATYLESRHVAGQLALVLDRTAFYPTSGGQLHDTGWLLETGSGTKLRVSEVAEGEDGSVLHYVETPADDFFPLAIKRDVPVRGVIDAPRRRDHMQQHTGQHLLSAVFIELLNAPTVSFHMGDENCTIDLYVKSLGVEQIREAERRCNEIITDDVPVAIKFATLEEACALGVRKIPADLKDTLRLIEIRGHDLTACGGTHVSRTGEIGSILLRKTEKVKQGVRVEFVCGGRAIRTARKDFETLTSAAALFSSHIYDIPEQIRKNADEAKAAGKRQQKTLAELAEFMAAAMLADATDRVALVSGAASDAKAGSIRLVKRAFTDRDVAFVKLLAQKLSTQPNVVALLGAASPQPSLVFAQSAGGGFDMGNLMKEAMAAAGGRGGGSRDMAQGGAPAGADVQALLDSVASKITNAS